Proteins co-encoded in one Marinitoga sp. 38H-ov genomic window:
- a CDS encoding MoxR family ATPase, which translates to MKPGDIKFLSKKIMEVGEIPLIWGHFGVGKTDIAKDIAKETNRELIILIISQMEPGDLIGLPSKEEDKTVFLKPDWWPENNNTIIMIDEINRAHRSIRNAIMQLLLDRRIHNHVLPEGTWIMAAANPPDDDYDQVDLITDPAFMSRFFHLSLNPEVNEWIKWAQNEKVSNEIISFIKEYPEFISNGKSVSYRLDLKPSPRSWYKLSNVLKNLNEDEIKEYAYILASGIVGPEAARTFLNFIESKSNIPTPEKVLFEMDEILINRIKEMSIDEKNSIILRLNKYFELLEEDEMVSILDNSEHKLMAKNIKELSKIISKDSAYSILRNIDHFANKNKGLKKAFFEKLFEELAIVLDNVNWLEEI; encoded by the coding sequence ATGAAACCAGGAGATATAAAATTCTTATCCAAAAAAATAATGGAAGTAGGAGAAATACCCTTAATATGGGGACATTTTGGGGTTGGTAAGACTGATATAGCAAAAGATATAGCAAAAGAAACAAATAGAGAATTAATAATTTTAATAATTTCTCAAATGGAACCAGGTGATTTAATTGGATTACCTTCAAAAGAAGAAGATAAAACTGTTTTTTTAAAACCAGATTGGTGGCCAGAAAATAATAATACTATAATTATGATTGATGAAATAAACAGAGCACATAGATCTATTAGAAATGCCATAATGCAATTGTTATTAGATAGAAGAATTCATAATCATGTTTTACCTGAAGGTACATGGATAATGGCTGCAGCAAATCCACCAGATGATGATTATGATCAAGTGGATTTAATAACAGATCCAGCATTTATGTCTAGATTTTTTCATTTAAGTTTAAACCCTGAAGTGAATGAGTGGATTAAATGGGCACAAAACGAAAAAGTTTCAAATGAAATTATATCTTTTATTAAAGAATATCCGGAATTTATTTCTAATGGAAAAAGTGTATCATATAGGTTAGATTTAAAGCCTAGCCCTAGAAGTTGGTATAAACTTAGTAATGTTTTAAAAAATTTAAATGAAGATGAAATAAAAGAGTATGCATATATTTTAGCTTCAGGAATAGTTGGACCTGAAGCCGCTAGAACATTTTTAAATTTTATTGAAAGTAAAAGTAATATACCTACGCCTGAGAAAGTATTATTTGAGATGGATGAAATATTAATTAATAGAATAAAAGAAATGAGTATAGATGAGAAAAACTCTATTATTTTAAGATTAAATAAGTATTTTGAATTATTGGAAGAGGATGAAATGGTAAGCATTTTAGATAATTCTGAACATAAATTAATGGCAAAAAATATAAAGGAATTATCTAAAATAATTTCAAAAGATTCAGCTTATTCTATATTGAGAAATATAGATCATTTTGCTAATAAAAATAAAGGTTTAAAAAAAGCTTTTTTTGAAAAATTGTTTGAAGAGTTGGCAATTGTTTTGGATAATGTAAATTGGTTAGAAGAGATTTAA
- a CDS encoding radical SAM protein, producing MASFLLINPWIYDSAAYDFWLKPLGLLYLGSILKNQGYDVFLIDLMNRYDKYFVEKNLIKDKYYGTGKFYYEEVERPDIIKNIPRKFKRYGLPKQEFINRLKEYNNVDGILVTSVMTYWYYGVYKTIETIREVFPEKPIFLGGIYVNIMPLHAKKTFEKLNVNIINGTGNVAAKKLLDYYDETLNELDWFEELEPAYELYEGELPNIVITSSIGCPYKCTYCVTPRMWKYQRRSIKNIIKGLEKILNYKPVDDVVFFDDAFLIHPEREKLLEELSKFNVRYHLPNGIHAKLVNKKIAKLFSKANFKVIKLGYETSNEEMQKKTGGKVTNEDLVRASNYLLNEGLNETSAYIMANLPDQKVEDVIKGIDFCMDLGIIPSVNEFTPIPNTPQYNELVQRSWLDYDIDPLLLNNTFLPYWWKYGMNVEQIEYIKAYLNKKRVLKWKV from the coding sequence ATGGCATCATTTTTGCTAATTAATCCATGGATATATGATTCTGCAGCATATGATTTCTGGTTAAAGCCTTTAGGATTATTATATTTAGGAAGTATATTAAAAAATCAAGGATATGATGTATTTTTAATAGACTTAATGAATAGATATGATAAGTATTTTGTAGAAAAAAATCTAATTAAAGATAAATATTATGGAACTGGAAAGTTTTATTATGAAGAAGTTGAAAGACCAGATATTATTAAAAATATACCAAGAAAGTTTAAAAGATATGGACTTCCCAAGCAAGAGTTTATAAATAGATTAAAAGAATATAATAATGTTGATGGGATTTTAGTTACCTCAGTAATGACATATTGGTATTATGGAGTATATAAAACCATAGAAACAATTAGAGAGGTTTTTCCTGAAAAGCCAATATTTCTTGGAGGTATATATGTAAACATAATGCCTCTCCATGCAAAAAAAACATTTGAAAAATTAAATGTAAATATAATTAATGGAACTGGTAATGTTGCAGCAAAAAAATTACTTGATTATTACGATGAAACATTAAATGAATTAGATTGGTTTGAAGAATTAGAACCTGCATATGAATTATATGAAGGAGAATTGCCTAATATAGTTATTACATCTTCGATAGGTTGTCCGTATAAATGTACATATTGCGTAACTCCTAGAATGTGGAAATATCAAAGAAGAAGTATAAAAAATATAATTAAAGGCTTAGAAAAAATACTAAACTATAAACCAGTAGACGATGTGGTGTTTTTTGATGATGCCTTTTTAATACACCCTGAAAGAGAGAAATTATTAGAAGAATTGTCTAAATTTAATGTAAGGTATCATCTTCCAAATGGTATTCATGCAAAATTAGTAAATAAAAAAATTGCAAAATTATTTTCAAAAGCTAATTTTAAAGTAATAAAATTAGGGTATGAAACATCAAATGAAGAGATGCAGAAAAAAACTGGTGGTAAAGTAACAAATGAAGATTTAGTTAGAGCTTCTAATTATTTATTAAATGAAGGGTTAAACGAAACATCTGCATATATTATGGCTAATTTACCTGATCAAAAGGTTGAAGATGTAATTAAAGGAATAGATTTTTGTATGGATTTAGGTATAATCCCTTCAGTAAATGAATTTACTCCTATTCCTAATACACCTCAATATAATGAGTTAGTTCAAAGAAGTTGGTTAGATTATGATATTGATCCATTGCTATTAAACAATACATTTTTGCCATATTGGTGGAAATATGGAATGAATGTAGAGCAAATAGAATATATTAAAGCATATTTAAATAAAAAGAGGGTATTAAAATGGAAAGTTTAA